A DNA window from Castanea sativa cultivar Marrone di Chiusa Pesio chromosome 7, ASM4071231v1 contains the following coding sequences:
- the LOC142642136 gene encoding nucleobase-ascorbate transporter 4: MAVGGGGGGSEFHPHPVKEQLPGIDFCVSSSPNWPEAILVGFQHYLVVIGSIVIISTIIVPLMGGGNTEKAELINTFLFVAGINTLLQTAFGTRLPVVTGPSYAFIIPIISIALSRRFSDYVEPHERFKQIMRAIQGALIVSSFFQMVVGFFGFWRIFARFLSPLAAVPFVTLTGLGLFVLGFPQLAKCIEVGLPELIILIVLSQYIPSVLKSNKVIFVRFAVVLSVVIVWVYAEILTIAGAYNRRSVKTQLSCRTDRSGLISAAPWIRVPYPFQWGRPTFNAGDAFAMMASGFVAIVESTGTFIAAARYGSATHVPPSVLSRGVGWQGIGTFLDGIFGAGSGSTASVENAGLLGLTRIGSRRVVQIAAGFMIFFSVLGKFGAVIASIPLPIVAALYCVLFAYVVSAGLALLQFCNLNSFRLKFILGFSLFMGLSVPQYFNEYLLIAGQGPVHTRSIWFNNIVQVIFSSPATVAAIVAFLLDSTLSRGHDSTRRDSGRHWWEKFRYFNQDTRSAEFYALPWNLNRFFPSF, translated from the exons ATGGCTGTaggtggaggaggaggtggCAGTGAGTTTCATCCACACCCGGTGAAGGAACAGCTTCCCGGCATCGACTTCTGTGTCTCTAGTTCTCCTAATTGGc CTGAGGCCATACTTGTGGGATTCCAGCACTACCTGGTGGTGATCGGAAGCATTGTTATAATCTCAACCATTATTGTTCCTTTAATGGGTGGTGGCAAT ACAGAGAAGGCTGAGTTGATAAACACTTTCCTCTTTGTTGCTGGAATCAACACATTGTTGCAAACGGCTTTTGGGACTCGGCTACCGGTGGTAACGGGGCCTTCTTATGCTTTCATTATTCCAATCATTTCCATTGCCTTGTCGAGGAGGTTCAGTGATTATGTGGAACCCCATGAG AGGTTTAAACAAATCATGAGGGCCATACAAGGAGCACTTATTGTATCATCTTTCTTCCAAATGGTTGTTGGATTTTTTGGTTTCTGGAGAATCTTTGCAAG GTTTCTCAGTCCTCTTGCTGCGGTTCCTTTTGTAACTCTCACTGGACTTGGCCTTTTCGTACTTGGTTTCCCACAG TTGGCAAAATGCATTGAAGTTGGACTCCCAGAATTGATTATTCTAATTGTTTTATCTCAG TATATTCCTTCCGTGCTAAAATCGAACAAAGTCATATTTGTTCGATTTGCTGTTGTACTCTCAGTCGTGATTGTATGGGTATATGCAGAAATTTTGACTATAGCTGGTGCATATAACCGTCGATCTGTAAAAACTCAATTAAGTTGCCGCACAGATCGTTCTGGGCTCATTAGTGCTGCCCCTTG GATTAGAGTTCCATATCCATTTCAATGGGGGCGTCCTACATTTAATGCTGGAGATGCTTTTGCAATGATGGCTTCTGGTTTTGTTGCTATTGTTGAG TCCACGGGTACGTTTATTGCAGCAGCAAGGTATGGGAGTGCCACTCATGTGCCTCCTTCCGTACTCAGCCGTGGTGTTGGCTGGCAG GGAATAGGCACTTTTCTGGATGGAATTTTTGGTGCAGGAAGTGGCTCAACTGCATCAgt TGAAAATGCAGGTCTGTTAGGATTAACACGGATTGGAAGTAGAAGAGTCGTTCAAATAGCAGCAGgatttatgattttcttttctgttttag GAAAATTCGGGGCTGTCATTGCTTCTATACCATTACCAATTGTGGCGGCATTGTACTGTGTTCTCTTTGCCTACGTAG TTTCAGCTGGCCTTGCTCTTCTTCAATTCTGCAACCTGAATAGCTTCCGGTTAAAATTCATTCTAGGCTTTTCCCTCTTCATGGGTCTTAGTGTGCCTCAATATTTCAACGAATACCTTTTGATAGCCGGTCAGGGACCTGTCCACACTCGTTCTATATGG TTCAACAACATTGTGCAAGTGATTTTCTCTTCCCCAGCAACAGTGGCTGCTATAGTTGCTTTTCTTTTGGACTCCACTCTCAGCCGTGGCCACGACTCAACCCGTCGAGATAGTGGGAGGCATTGGTGGGAGAAATTCAGATACTTTAACCAGGATACTAGGAGTGCGGAGTTCTATGCATTGCCTTGGAACCTTAATAGGTTCTTCCCCTCATTCTGA